GCACAGAACCAAACATGAAGCCTGCACAGTAACAGACTGCTTAAGCAAGGGGTTTGTAGGTTTGTTTTTACAAGCACCAGTAGGCATCACTGCCCTTGAACACCTGAAATCCCAACTCAAAGAACAAGACagaatgaaaggaaacaaaaagccccCAACCCACACCACATGATGGCCTTTTCTGGTGAGTTAGCTGTAACAACACTGAAGACAGACACCAAACTCTCCATGATGAAAAGGCTCCAACTCTGGACCTACCAACTGTTGagcatagtttaaaaaaaaaaaaaaaaaaaaaaaagtgaacatCTCCAATGGATTAGAGTCTCTCTGTGTTTCAGAaactttcatttgcttttcacTCTGTAAGTTGTGGAAAAGCATCCAAAATTCTTGGGTATTCCACATATgaggaaaatgaggagaaagGGAGCCAAGATTGTAAAACAGTTTGGCACAGAACTCCCCAGGTAGATGCATGTGTATTTCTCTCACAAAAGGCACACGTTTGGTTTCCTATCAATAATGGGAAGGATGGGATGTCATACCCTGTTACACATACAAGATTATTAACAACTTCACAAAAAGGCATTTGACTATGCTGCATCTTCCTTGTAGTTGCCTAcaacacaaaccccacaaacctCTTCAGAATACGGCAGATCTGTCCTCTTAGAGACTCCTTTGTACAAACTGGAGCACAGAGAAACGTCTTTTTGTGTAGCAACTGTTTTTTTCCACATGTACACAGCAGGAACAGTATAAATTAGGGGGGTTAAAGATATTGCAATATCAGTTCTTTTTCTCCAAATAATTTGAGGGCACCCAGCCTTTGAATGGCTTCACACCATTCATGATCTGGCAGTACCACCAGCCGTTGGGGTTCCTTTCCAGGACCTCCATGCAGACACCTTCCTGAAACCCCGCCGTCTCCTCATCCCCCTCGTAGTCTGCGATGGAGACATAGATGTCCTTGAGGTTGTTGTGGATGAACTGGGATTTCTCGATGGGCTTTGGCCGGACTGTGGACACGGGGATCCCGTTCCTCTGCGAGGGGAGGCTGGAGGTGCTGTCAGAGCTCTCCGTGCCCGGCCGCTCCGGCTGCCTGCCCTTGCTGTCTCCCGGCTGTGCCCAGGCGTTGCTGAAGGAGGAATTCCGGCGGCCGCTCCTCAGCTGATCCGTCGCCGTCAGGGACTCGTTCCTGCGCAGGGAGCACGACAGGTTGTTGTCCTTCGGTGGTGGGGACACAAACACTGACTGCGGGCGGACAGCAAGCTGCCTCACGCCGTTCCTCATTTTAACTGGCCCTGATGCTTTTGAGAAGCCCCCAGGAGGTTTGCTTGGGATGGGTGGTGTTGCACGTTTGCTCTGGTTGATGGTGTTCAACGCCTGAACCCTCTTCTCTATCTTCTCTAAACTGTTtgacttgttttcatttttcctgttcctggCAAAAGAGGAATCAGTCTCTGCTGATGTCGTTTCTTGCTGGTTATCAGGGAGAGCCAAATAATGGGAAGGAGCCCAGCCTTCCATGTCTCCATACTTCAGGTACCACCATCCACTGGCTTGCTTTTCCAGCACTTCCACTTCTACTCCTGCTGGGAAGCAAATTTCAGAATCCTGTACCTTTTGGTATGAATCAGTGGTCACATAGAAACACCTGGAGTCATTTTCTTGCTCAGTTTTGGCTGTGTGGCTGGAGCAGAAGATGCCACGGGAAGGAGCTGTGATGAGATCAGCCGAGCTTCTCCGAACAGGGTCATCCTGGCTCTCAgaagctgtgcagggagggctcgCAGACTCTTCACTTCTTGAACCTTTGAGTCCACCTCTGAGCTGCCCAGTTGGCCTCAGCTGACGCCTTAAAGTGCTAATATCCATCTTTTCTTGGCTCTGAGAGTCTGCCTTGTTCAGGAAGGGTTTGGGCCGGACAATTGGCTTTGCTCTGATGGAAGGACTCTGCCCGGGATCTTTCTTCATGCCCGTTCTTGGCACGCTACGTAAGCCAACATCTGAAGCTGATCTTGGTTTTGTCTCCTCACTCCTGGAATAGTGACACTTTCCAAGATCAGGCTGAATGTTTTTGTCTGTCTTGAGCTTCACGAGTGATGATTTAGGAGAGCTGGAACATGGAGAATTCCTCCGGATTAAGGACAGAGAGGAGCTTTTCTGAGAATCAGAATCCCCACTGGATTCCTTATTGGACAAACCATCTTCCACATAACGCCTGAACCCCTCGTTCTCATAGATGGTTTCTTCTTCATGAGCAACTTCTTCTGAAGACTCCCCTACTTTGAACTTAGCCTTCTGAAGTGATGACACAGGCGAGGGCTTGAGGGGCTGGAACAGTCGTTTTTCAGGAGTGCTGTCTTCATGGTGACTTTCACTCACTTCACACTCAGAATCAAAGCCAAAGGCAGGCACATCATACTCAGGCTCTTCATATTTCAGCTTGTGGGGAGAGTCCTGGGGATCTCCTGAAGAAACTGCTCCAGAAGCTGTTCCTTCTTCAGAGTCTTTTGGTTTACTGGGAGGTGCAGGGGGAGGAACCTTTGGGCGGGTTAAAGTACTGGTTCTTCTGTTCAAATTAGGTTTCTTTCTCTTGTCAATGTAAGATGCTGGAGCCCAtccttccttctctccaatCTGCACATACCACCAGCCACCAGAATTCTTTTCGATAACCTAAGAGGTAACAAGGAACATGTTACTTAGACAAAAATCTCAACTCActgcttcccactgctccccttCCAATCCACTCCCATGCAACCGATAAATATTACTATTTTTCCAGATACACTGTAAAGCTCACCTCAGCTTTTTGTCCTCCACGAAAGCTTATGCCATCAGAGATGCATGACTGGAATTCAGCAATGGTGTAATATTCCACTTCCACAGAGGGTGGCTCTGGTGGCTTGGGTAACTGAAAACCCTACGGCAAATAGGATGCTTTGTTCATTTAAACCAAAGAACAGTCAGCTAAACAGcagtatgaaaaaaaaccctgcttttTTTCACTAAGAATCTTCCTtattcctgtgctgcttcctaATGGTAACTGCCCAGTTCTCCAGAGTAGGAGCTGATGTATTGATATGGGCTAAAAGAGAAAAGCCTTTCAACCTAAGTTGGTTCATGCCACCTTCACCAACTATGAAAGCTATAATAATCTTTACCTGAATAGCAAAATGTTTTACTTGTGGGTGATAAAGTGtgagctgccactgcagccacaCTAAGAGCAGCCCATTTATGCTGAGATTTTTGTCCAGAAAGACCCAGCTATGGATGACATGCCACAACTGCAGAAAACTGCATTGCAACAGACCCCTAATAGATTCTGCCTTTCATTAAATacactattttaaaatgtaatccCAATGAATTATTGCTCTTAATCTGCTGCTGGACTTTTACAACAACCTGAACTAGTCAGTGATGTGAGTTACAGGGTATCTCTTGGAGCAGGAAGTATGGATAATATCACAGACCCCCTAGCTTTGCCCAGCTAAAGTGATGGAAGGAAAGGACTTCACTGCTTGATCAAAACAATTCCAATTCCTCCCCATAAAAGACCCAGAACTGCTACTCAATCTCAACACAACCTTTGTAAAGGCTCTGTGAGAAGTGAGACACTGCTATTTACAGCCAGTCTAGCAGCATATCAGACTCCTTTAAAAGCTAAGTGCCTTTACATTAAGCTGCCTCATTTTAGAATTTGCTACAATTAGTTTTTAAGGTGATAAATGGGAAAATGGTCCTTTCATGGATTTCAATATTGGAAGCTTTTCAGATTAGCACAGTGCTCATCTGCAGCTAGATGATGGTGACGCTGCACAGCTTCTATACTTCACTACTTAGGGCTCTATGAAAGAACCACAGGTCAGACAGACACAGGACAAAGGCACAAAATAATTCTGAGCCATCAATGGGAGAAGGGCAAATCACATACTGTGCTTTattctccagctcctccagttcTAAGATACCCTTTCTGTAACTAACAGTTGATGTTTCATCACGCACAGCATGTGGCATTTCACAGAGAACCCATCTCTGCACCTTAGGAACCGTGTCTAACAATGTTGTAATTGGATGTTTCTGCACTATAAATGCTGAAATACAGCAGAAGCACAGCATAATAAAATGCCTTTAAATAATATGATGGTTTGGATTAAATGAAGATAATTGGAAACAGCAGATATGCTCAGGCTTTCACATATAATATCACTGTTATTTTTAGCATGGGATTAAGTGTCATAGTCTTGCCAAAACaaagtaattgaaaataaagtgaaggaaaataggaagaaaatgcTAATATGCAATTCATATAGTCTGTTAAGAAGCATCTCTGGTGACAGAAAAATTACAAGTCGCTTACTGCTCATAAAGGGTATAGCAAAGATTAAACACTATGGAGTGCCTAGATAAACAAGCCATTAGCATGACTTTTATATCAACACACTACTGACTAGTTCCTATTGAAGATGACAGTTCTAATCTCAAATTGATACAAACTTCCAGGATTCCAGCTTTGAGGATAAGAAATCATAGGGGATCTTGTTCCTGCAGCATACATCCTTCCATAGGATTCCAAGCCACTTCAAACATGCACAAGAGTGAAGCTCAGCCACCTCAAAGGTGGTAGCAATGGAACCAGGGGACACATTCCCAGTTGCTCAAGACAAGAGAATGTCAGAAATTTCAGTCTGGGCTAAGGACACCCAGAGGAATAACCTTCTGAGTCAGCCAAACAAGTTTTAATGCCCATGCACAGAACACAGGAGCTTTATCATATTCTCCCTTCAGACCTGATTAGCTGGGGCAACATTTTGAATAACAGAAAAGCTGATTTATCATTAGGATGCTCTGAGGTCTGCTCAACATTTAAACAATGAAATGAACAGGCATGTAAATAAAGGATCCCTCCCACCTTGTACAGCTGCACAAAGTCTCACAAAGCTCCCAGACACCTACCCACTGCTAAGATAAACCATAAACCAATACACACCAGACTGGACTCTCTTCTTGGGGGCGGCCTTGTTCTTAGATTTGGAGAAcctgagcagggaagggaacagggagagtTTATTTAACTTTGCAAGTATTGCTAAACATTTTTCAGCAGCCCTCTGCTGTTACCCAGTTTGAGAATAGAAGTCAGTATTTGCAATATTTAAGGCCTCTGCTGTTACCCAGTTTGAGAATAGAAGTCAGTATTTGCAAT
The DNA window shown above is from Oenanthe melanoleuca isolate GR-GAL-2019-014 chromosome 6, OMel1.0, whole genome shotgun sequence and carries:
- the SH3PXD2A gene encoding SH3 and PX domain-containing protein 2A isoform X5 produces the protein MDYGSSKRKSGADASSEPMILEQYVVVSNYEKQENSEISLQAGEVVDVIEKNESGWWFVSTAEEQGWVPATYLESQNGTRDDSDINTSKFGEVSKRRKAHLRRLDRRWTLGGIVNRQQSREEKYVTIQPYASQGKDEIGFEKGVTVEVIQKNLEGWWYIRYLGKEGWAPASYLKKAKDDLPSRKKNLTGPVEIIGNIMEISNLLNKKSSTDKEAQVENESAETHITKKEISLPILCNDSNGNAMMTPDKQASKLAQGSPAIARIAPQRAQISSPNLRTRPPPRRESSLLPKPPEPPSVEVEYYTIAEFQSCISDGISFRGGQKAEVIEKNSGGWWYVQIGEKEGWAPASYIDKRKKPNLNRRTSTLTRPKVPPPAPPSKPKDSEEGTASGAVSSGDPQDSPHKLKYEEPEYDVPAFGFDSECEVSESHHEDSTPEKRLFQPLKPSPVSSLQKAKFKVGESSEEVAHEEETIYENEGFRRYVEDGLSNKESSGDSDSQKSSSLSLIRRNSPCSSSPKSSLVKLKTDKNIQPDLGKCHYSRSEETKPRSASDVGLRSVPRTGMKKDPGQSPSIRAKPIVRPKPFLNKADSQSQEKMDISTLRRQLRPTGQLRGGLKGSRSEESASPPCTASESQDDPVRRSSADLITAPSRGIFCSSHTAKTEQENDSRCFYVTTDSYQKVQDSEICFPAGVEVEVLEKQASGWWYLKYGDMEGWAPSHYLALPDNQQETTSAETDSSFARNRKNENKSNSLEKIEKRVQALNTINQSKRATPPIPSKPPGGFSKASGPVKMRNGVRQLAVRPQSVFVSPPPKDNNLSCSLRRNESLTATDQLRSGRRNSSFSNAWAQPGDSKGRQPERPGTESSDSTSSLPSQRNGIPVSTVRPKPIEKSQFIHNNLKDIYVSIADYEGDEETAGFQEGVCMEVLERNPNGWWYCQIMNGVKPFKGWVPSNYLEKKN
- the SH3PXD2A gene encoding SH3 and PX domain-containing protein 2A isoform X1, with translation MLSYSVLDANVVDVEKRRNPSKHYVYIINVTWSDLTSQIIYRRYSKFFDLQMQLLDKFPIEGGQKDPKQRIIPFLPGKILFRRSHVRDVAVKRLKPIDEYCRALVRLPPHISQCDEVFRFFEARPEDLNPPKEDYGSSKRKSVWMSSLSETPKKSVTPGADASSEPMILEQYVVVSNYEKQENSEISLQAGEVVDVIEKNESGWWFVSTAEEQGWVPATYLESQNGTRDDSDINTSKFGEVSKRRKAHLRRLDRRWTLGGIVNRQQSREEKYVTIQPYASQGKDEIGFEKGVTVEVIQKNLEGWWYIRYLGKEGWAPASYLKKAKDDLPSRKKNLTGPVEIIGNIMEISNLLNKKSSTDKEAQVENESAETHITKKEISLPILCNDSNGNAMMTPDKQASKLAQGSPAIARIAPQRAQISSPNLRTRPPPRRESSLGFQLPKPPEPPSVEVEYYTIAEFQSCISDGISFRGGQKAEVIEKNSGGWWYVQIGEKEGWAPASYIDKRKKPNLNRRTSTLTRPKVPPPAPPSKPKDSEEGTASGAVSSGDPQDSPHKLKYEEPEYDVPAFGFDSECEVSESHHEDSTPEKRLFQPLKPSPVSSLQKAKFKVGESSEEVAHEEETIYENEGFRRYVEDGLSNKESSGDSDSQKSSSLSLIRRNSPCSSSPKSSLVKLKTDKNIQPDLGKCHYSRSEETKPRSASDVGLRSVPRTGMKKDPGQSPSIRAKPIVRPKPFLNKADSQSQEKMDISTLRRQLRPTGQLRGGLKGSRSEESASPPCTASESQDDPVRRSSADLITAPSRGIFCSSHTAKTEQENDSRCFYVTTDSYQKVQDSEICFPAGVEVEVLEKQASGWWYLKYGDMEGWAPSHYLALPDNQQETTSAETDSSFARNRKNENKSNSLEKIEKRVQALNTINQSKRATPPIPSKPPGGFSKASGPVKMRNGVRQLAVRPQSVFVSPPPKDNNLSCSLRRNESLTATDQLRSGRRNSSFSNAWAQPGDSKGRQPERPGTESSDSTSSLPSQRNGIPVSTVRPKPIEKSQFIHNNLKDIYVSIADYEGDEETAGFQEGVCMEVLERNPNGWWYCQIMNGVKPFKGWVPSNYLEKKN
- the SH3PXD2A gene encoding SH3 and PX domain-containing protein 2A isoform X2, whose amino-acid sequence is MLSYSVLDANVVDVEKRRNPSKHYVYIINVTWSDLTSQIIYRRYSKFFDLQMQLLDKFPIEGGQKDPKQRIIPFLPGKILFRRSHVRDVAVKRLKPIDEYCRALVRLPPHISQCDEVFRFFEARPEDLNPPKEDYGSSKRKSGADASSEPMILEQYVVVSNYEKQENSEISLQAGEVVDVIEKNESGWWFVSTAEEQGWVPATYLESQNGTRDDSDINTSKFGEVSKRRKAHLRRLDRRWTLGGIVNRQQSREEKYVTIQPYASQGKDEIGFEKGVTVEVIQKNLEGWWYIRYLGKEGWAPASYLKKAKDDLPSRKKNLTGPVEIIGNIMEISNLLNKKSSTDKEAQVENESAETHITKKEISLPILCNDSNGNAMMTPDKQASKLAQGSPAIARIAPQRAQISSPNLRTRPPPRRESSLGFQLPKPPEPPSVEVEYYTIAEFQSCISDGISFRGGQKAEVIEKNSGGWWYVQIGEKEGWAPASYIDKRKKPNLNRRTSTLTRPKVPPPAPPSKPKDSEEGTASGAVSSGDPQDSPHKLKYEEPEYDVPAFGFDSECEVSESHHEDSTPEKRLFQPLKPSPVSSLQKAKFKVGESSEEVAHEEETIYENEGFRRYVEDGLSNKESSGDSDSQKSSSLSLIRRNSPCSSSPKSSLVKLKTDKNIQPDLGKCHYSRSEETKPRSASDVGLRSVPRTGMKKDPGQSPSIRAKPIVRPKPFLNKADSQSQEKMDISTLRRQLRPTGQLRGGLKGSRSEESASPPCTASESQDDPVRRSSADLITAPSRGIFCSSHTAKTEQENDSRCFYVTTDSYQKVQDSEICFPAGVEVEVLEKQASGWWYLKYGDMEGWAPSHYLALPDNQQETTSAETDSSFARNRKNENKSNSLEKIEKRVQALNTINQSKRATPPIPSKPPGGFSKASGPVKMRNGVRQLAVRPQSVFVSPPPKDNNLSCSLRRNESLTATDQLRSGRRNSSFSNAWAQPGDSKGRQPERPGTESSDSTSSLPSQRNGIPVSTVRPKPIEKSQFIHNNLKDIYVSIADYEGDEETAGFQEGVCMEVLERNPNGWWYCQIMNGVKPFKGWVPSNYLEKKN
- the SH3PXD2A gene encoding SH3 and PX domain-containing protein 2A isoform X4, which encodes MQLLDKFPIEGGQKDPKQRIIPFLPGKILFRRSHVRDVAVKRLKPIDEYCRALVRLPPHISQCDEVFRFFEARPEDLNPPKEDYGSSKRKSGADASSEPMILEQYVVVSNYEKQENSEISLQAGEVVDVIEKNESGWWFVSTAEEQGWVPATYLESQNGTRDDSDINTSKFGEEEKYVTIQPYASQGKDEIGFEKGVTVEVIQKNLEGWWYIRYLGKEGWAPASYLKKAKDDLPSRKKNLTGPVEIIGNIMEISNLLNKKSSTDKEAQVENESAETHITKKEISLPILCNDSNGNAMMTPDKQASKLAQGSPAIARIAPQRAQISSPNLRTRPPPRRESSLGFQLPKPPEPPSVEVEYYTIAEFQSCISDGISFRGGQKAEVIEKNSGGWWYVQIGEKEGWAPASYIDKRKKPNLNRRTSTLTRPKVPPPAPPSKPKDSEEGTASGAVSSGDPQDSPHKLKYEEPEYDVPAFGFDSECEVSESHHEDSTPEKRLFQPLKPSPVSSLQKAKFKVGESSEEVAHEEETIYENEGFRRYVEDGLSNKESSGDSDSQKSSSLSLIRRNSPCSSSPKSSLVKLKTDKNIQPDLGKCHYSRSEETKPRSASDVGLRSVPRTGMKKDPGQSPSIRAKPIVRPKPFLNKADSQSQEKMDISTLRRQLRPTGQLRGGLKGSRSEESASPPCTASESQDDPVRRSSADLITAPSRGIFCSSHTAKTEQENDSRCFYVTTDSYQKVQDSEICFPAGVEVEVLEKQASGWWYLKYGDMEGWAPSHYLALPDNQQETTSAETDSSFARNRKNENKSNSLEKIEKRVQALNTINQSKRATPPIPSKPPGGFSKASGPVKMRNGVRQLAVRPQSVFVSPPPKDNNLSCSLRRNESLTATDQLRSGRRNSSFSNAWAQPGDSKGRQPERPGTESSDSTSSLPSQRNGIPVSTVRPKPIEKSQFIHNNLKDIYVSIADYEGDEETAGFQEGVCMEVLERNPNGWWYCQIMNGVKPFKGWVPSNYLEKKN
- the SH3PXD2A gene encoding SH3 and PX domain-containing protein 2A isoform X7 — protein: MDYGSSKRKSGADASSEPMILEQYVVVSNYEKQENSEISLQAGEVVDVIEKNESGWWFVSTAEEQGWVPATYLESQNGTRDDSDINTSKFGEEEKYVTIQPYASQGKDEIGFEKGVTVEVIQKNLEGWWYIRYLGKEGWAPASYLKKAKDDLPSRKKNLTGPVEIIGNIMEISNLLNKKSSTDKEAQVENESAETHITKKEISLPILCNDSNGNAMMTPDKQASKLAQGSPAIARIAPQRAQISSPNLRTRPPPRRESSLGFQLPKPPEPPSVEVEYYTIAEFQSCISDGISFRGGQKAEVIEKNSGGWWYVQIGEKEGWAPASYIDKRKKPNLNRRTSTLTRPKVPPPAPPSKPKDSEEGTASGAVSSGDPQDSPHKLKYEEPEYDVPAFGFDSECEVSESHHEDSTPEKRLFQPLKPSPVSSLQKAKFKVGESSEEVAHEEETIYENEGFRRYVEDGLSNKESSGDSDSQKSSSLSLIRRNSPCSSSPKSSLVKLKTDKNIQPDLGKCHYSRSEETKPRSASDVGLRSVPRTGMKKDPGQSPSIRAKPIVRPKPFLNKADSQSQEKMDISTLRRQLRPTGQLRGGLKGSRSEESASPPCTASESQDDPVRRSSADLITAPSRGIFCSSHTAKTEQENDSRCFYVTTDSYQKVQDSEICFPAGVEVEVLEKQASGWWYLKYGDMEGWAPSHYLALPDNQQETTSAETDSSFARNRKNENKSNSLEKIEKRVQALNTINQSKRATPPIPSKPPGGFSKASGPVKMRNGVRQLAVRPQSVFVSPPPKDNNLSCSLRRNESLTATDQLRSGRRNSSFSNAWAQPGDSKGRQPERPGTESSDSTSSLPSQRNGIPVSTVRPKPIEKSQFIHNNLKDIYVSIADYEGDEETAGFQEGVCMEVLERNPNGWWYCQIMNGVKPFKGWVPSNYLEKKN
- the SH3PXD2A gene encoding SH3 and PX domain-containing protein 2A isoform X6 gives rise to the protein MSICCCLFFRDYGSSKRKSVWMSSLSETPKKSVTPGADASSEPMILEQYVVVSNYEKQENSEISLQAGEVVDVIEKNESGWWFVSTAEEQGWVPATYLESQNGTRDDSDINTSKFGEEEKYVTIQPYASQGKDEIGFEKGVTVEVIQKNLEGWWYIRYLGKEGWAPASYLKKAKDDLPSRKKNLTGPVEIIGNIMEISNLLNKKSSTDKEAQVENESAETHITKKEISLPILCNDSNGNAMMTPDKQASKLAQGSPAIARIAPQRAQISSPNLRTRPPPRRESSLLPKPPEPPSVEVEYYTIAEFQSCISDGISFRGGQKAEVIEKNSGGWWYVQIGEKEGWAPASYIDKRKKPNLNRRTSTLTRPKVPPPAPPSKPKDSEEGTASGAVSSGDPQDSPHKLKYEEPEYDVPAFGFDSECEVSESHHEDSTPEKRLFQPLKPSPVSSLQKAKFKVGESSEEVAHEEETIYENEGFRRYVEDGLSNKESSGDSDSQKSSSLSLIRRNSPCSSSPKSSLVKLKTDKNIQPDLGKCHYSRSEETKPRSASDVGLRSVPRTGMKKDPGQSPSIRAKPIVRPKPFLNKADSQSQEKMDISTLRRQLRPTGQLRGGLKGSRSEESASPPCTASESQDDPVRRSSADLITAPSRGIFCSSHTAKTEQENDSRCFYVTTDSYQKVQDSEICFPAGVEVEVLEKQASGWWYLKYGDMEGWAPSHYLALPDNQQETTSAETDSSFARNRKNENKSNSLEKIEKRVQALNTINQSKRATPPIPSKPPGGFSKASGPVKMRNGVRQLAVRPQSVFVSPPPKDNNLSCSLRRNESLTATDQLRSGRRNSSFSNAWAQPGDSKGRQPERPGTESSDSTSSLPSQRNGIPVSTVRPKPIEKSQFIHNNLKDIYVSIADYEGDEETAGFQEGVCMEVLERNPNGWWYCQIMNGVKPFKGWVPSNYLEKKN
- the SH3PXD2A gene encoding SH3 and PX domain-containing protein 2A isoform X3 yields the protein MLSYSVLDANVVDVEKRRNPSKHYVYIINVTWSDLTSQIIYRRYSKFFDLQMQLLDKFPIEGGQKDPKQRIIPFLPGKILFRRSHVRDVAVKRLKPIDEYCRALVRLPPHISQCDEVFRFFEARPEDLNPPKEDYGSSKRKSVWMSSLSETPKKSVTPGADASSEPMILEQYVVVSNYEKQENSEISLQAGEVVDVIEKNESGWWFVSTAEEQGWVPATYLESQNGTRDDSDINTSKFGEEEKYVTIQPYASQGKDEIGFEKGVTVEVIQKNLEGWWYIRYLGKEGWAPASYLKKAKDDLPSRKKNLTGPVEIIGNIMEISNLLNKKSSTDKEAQVENESAETHITKKEISLPILCNDSNGNAMMTPDKQASKLAQGSPAIARIAPQRAQISSPNLRTRPPPRRESSLGFQLPKPPEPPSVEVEYYTIAEFQSCISDGISFRGGQKAEVIEKNSGGWWYVQIGEKEGWAPASYIDKRKKPNLNRRTSTLTRPKVPPPAPPSKPKDSEEGTASGAVSSGDPQDSPHKLKYEEPEYDVPAFGFDSECEVSESHHEDSTPEKRLFQPLKPSPVSSLQKAKFKVGESSEEVAHEEETIYENEGFRRYVEDGLSNKESSGDSDSQKSSSLSLIRRNSPCSSSPKSSLVKLKTDKNIQPDLGKCHYSRSEETKPRSASDVGLRSVPRTGMKKDPGQSPSIRAKPIVRPKPFLNKADSQSQEKMDISTLRRQLRPTGQLRGGLKGSRSEESASPPCTASESQDDPVRRSSADLITAPSRGIFCSSHTAKTEQENDSRCFYVTTDSYQKVQDSEICFPAGVEVEVLEKQASGWWYLKYGDMEGWAPSHYLALPDNQQETTSAETDSSFARNRKNENKSNSLEKIEKRVQALNTINQSKRATPPIPSKPPGGFSKASGPVKMRNGVRQLAVRPQSVFVSPPPKDNNLSCSLRRNESLTATDQLRSGRRNSSFSNAWAQPGDSKGRQPERPGTESSDSTSSLPSQRNGIPVSTVRPKPIEKSQFIHNNLKDIYVSIADYEGDEETAGFQEGVCMEVLERNPNGWWYCQIMNGVKPFKGWVPSNYLEKKN